GATAAAGTGCAATTCGATGAAATTGTCGGCATCGAGGCCCTTGACACCTTTGTAATAAGCGCGCAAACCAGCGCAATGGTGCTCCGGTTCCATGTCAATCTTGCCGACCAACTTGGCAAACCGCGAATGGGCGCCATCGGCGGCAATGACCATTTCGGCTTCGACAGTGCGACCATCCTCCGATTTACAGCGCCATTTGCCGTCTTTCCTTTCGAATTCCGTGAGGCCCAGGCCCTCCACAATGCGGATGAGGGGGCTTTTGCGGCATTCGGAGACGAGGAAATTGTCAAAATCCATCCGTTTGGAGATGAATCCGGGGCTTTTGTCTTTGTCCTTGTCGAATTCCTTTTTGAACGGAACGCGCAGGCCCTTGCGGTTGGGCGCCACGAAGGTTACGCCCCATGAACCCAAGGCCTGCGCATCGACGGCAAGCCGTTCGACGATGGCGGGATCAAGCTTTTTGAAGACCTCGACGACCTTTCCACTCAAGGCATCGCCGCAGATTTTGTCACGGGGGAAGCTCGCCTTGTCCACGAGGAGGCATTCGATGCCCTTTTTGGCCAAAAACAAAGCTGCCGAAGCCCCGCCGGGCCCTGCGCCAAGAATCAAAATCCGTGTATGTAGGGTCTCTCCCATCCGAGCCGCGAAGTTAGGGCGGGATTGGGGAATGGCACCAACATTGCAACAAAATTCCCTATTTTCGGCCTGCATTTTGGGATTTTACATGGATATCCTGCGCCACGTCCGCCGTTTGTTGTATGCCGTCGCCTGCTTGCTTGCAGGGTTCGGTGCTGCGCATTCGGTTCAGGCACAGGGGAAAATGGACTTGGGAACGGCGGTCTTCAACAAGCTCAACGAAGTCCGGGACAGCTTGCACCTCCCTCGTTTTCAACGGGATGCGGCGCTTGACAAGGCAGCTTTGATGCAGGCCGAATGGTGCACAAATCAGGATTCTTTGATGCACGACCAACTGGGAAAACGCAGCACGAATTCGGTAACCAACCGCGTAGCATTGTCCCGCGGGACGCACAACGGCTTGGCAGAGAACGTGATGTTCATCCATCCGACGCCCAAACTCACGGCTTCGGAATGGGGAGCCCACGCTGCGGATCATACAATGTTTGACAAGGCGCTCGCTGCGAATCTGGCGAATCCGGATCATCGTTTCGTCGGCATTGGGGTTTATTTCCAGAAGAAAACCATGCGCCTGACCGTCTGTCAAGTGTTTGCCACGGCAGTCTGGGTGCCGCCGGCAAAGGTCAAACTCAACCGCCATGCCTTCGGAATTCGGCCCAAAGAGGATAAAATCTGCAAATCCTGCGACAAACATCCGGGATTGCAGGTCGATTTCACCTACGGATGGGGGACGGAACCTCCGAAAAAGGACAATGCCACAAAGACAAAATTGGCATTCTTCCACCGCCTTTACACGATGCCCAAGGACTTGCTCAAAAAACCGAATGGCAAGGTGGCGCCCGATATTGTGTACCGTGCCCAATTCCCTTGCGACGGCCCCAATCAATTGCATGGTTCGCCTT
The Bacteroidota bacterium DNA segment above includes these coding regions:
- a CDS encoding geranylgeranyl reductase family protein, with amino-acid sequence MGETLHTRILILGAGPGGASAALFLAKKGIECLLVDKASFPRDKICGDALSGKVVEVFKKLDPAIVERLAVDAQALGSWGVTFVAPNRKGLRVPFKKEFDKDKDKSPGFISKRMDFDNFLVSECRKSPLIRIVEGLGLTEFERKDGKWRCKSEDGRTVEAEMVIAADGAHSRFAKLVGKIDMEPEHHCAGLRAYYKGVKGLDADNFIELHFIKDFLPGYFWIFPLPNGYANVGVGMRSDKVSAKKVNLKKEMADLIANDPVMKERFADAELVGGIKGFGLPLGSKKRKISGEGFVLVGDAASLIDPFTGEGIGNALYSGLFAADQAERCLAANDYSEEQMKAYDVAVYARLWEELKLGHRMQRLVNYPWLFNLVVNKAQKNKTLRETISCMFDDLDLRERLKNPLFYFKLLFSK